From a single Nissabacter sp. SGAir0207 genomic region:
- the fruK gene encoding 1-phosphofructokinase, producing the protein MSRRVATITLNPAYDLVGFCPEIERGEVNLVQTAGLHAAGKGINVAKVLKDLGIDVTVGGFLGKENQDGFQQLFSELGIANRFQVVNGRTRINVKLTEKAGEVTDFNFSGFSVTPQDWERFVTDSLSWLGQFDMVAVSGSLPAGVDPDAFTDWMTRLRSQCPCIIFDSSRDALVAGLKASPWLVKPNRRELEMWAGKKLPTLAEVVEAAHALRDQGIAHVVISLGEEGALWVNASGAWLARPPACEVVSTVGAGDSMVGGLIYGLLMRESSEHTLRLATAVAALAVSQSNVGVTDRTQLAAMMARVDLKPFN; encoded by the coding sequence ATGAGCCGCAGAGTTGCCACCATCACCCTTAACCCGGCCTACGATCTGGTCGGGTTCTGCCCGGAAATTGAGCGCGGCGAGGTCAATTTGGTGCAGACCGCTGGCCTGCACGCCGCTGGCAAGGGCATCAACGTCGCCAAGGTACTGAAGGATCTCGGCATCGACGTCACCGTCGGCGGGTTCCTTGGCAAAGAGAATCAGGATGGCTTCCAGCAGCTGTTTAGCGAGCTGGGCATCGCCAACCGCTTCCAGGTGGTCAATGGCCGCACCCGCATCAACGTCAAGCTGACGGAGAAGGCGGGGGAAGTGACCGATTTCAACTTCTCGGGCTTTAGCGTCACGCCGCAGGATTGGGAGCGTTTCGTCACCGACTCCCTGAGCTGGCTCGGCCAGTTCGACATGGTGGCGGTGAGCGGCAGCCTGCCGGCCGGGGTTGACCCGGACGCCTTCACCGACTGGATGACGCGCCTGCGCAGCCAGTGCCCGTGCATCATTTTCGACAGCAGCCGCGACGCGCTGGTGGCGGGCCTGAAGGCCTCGCCGTGGTTGGTGAAGCCCAACCGCCGCGAGCTGGAGATGTGGGCCGGCAAAAAACTGCCGACCCTGGCGGAGGTGGTGGAAGCGGCCCACGCGCTGCGCGATCAGGGGATTGCCCATGTGGTGATCTCGCTGGGCGAAGAGGGCGCGCTGTGGGTCAACGCCTCCGGCGCATGGCTGGCGCGTCCGCCGGCCTGCGAGGTGGTCAGCACCGTGGGTGCGGGCGACTCGATGGTGGGTGGCCTGATCTACGGTCTGCTGATGCGTGAGTCCAGCGAACATACTTTACGTCTCGCCACTGCGGTGGCGGCCCTGGCGGTAAGCCAGAGCAACGTGGGCGTCACCGACCGCACCCAATTGGCGGCGATGATGGCCCGTGTTGATTTGAAACCCTTTAACTGA
- the fruA gene encoding PTS fructose transporter subunit IIBC — translation MKTLLMTDPSQGQARSHLAKRMLTAAAGKAGATLTESVTDAELVVVLGEQAAADAGLTGKKVYLASVEQAVRDPQGVLTRAANEATPYQAPQVAVAAAPAAAAASGPKRIVAITACPTGVAHTFMAAEALEAEAKKRGWWVKVETRGSVGAGNEITPEEVAQADLVVVAADIEVDLAKFAGKPMYRTSTGLALKKTKQELDKAVAEAEVYRPAGAGAATTSSKKQESAGPYRHLLTGVSYMLPMVVAGGLCIALSFIFGIKAFEEKGTLAAALMQIGGGSAFALMVPVLAGYIAFSIADRPGLTPGLIGGMLAVSTGAGFIGGIIAGFLAGYVARAISGKLRLPASMEALKPILIIPLVASLITGLVMIYVVGTPVAQIMTGLTNWLQSLGTANAVLLGAILGAMMCTDMGGPVNKAAYAFGVALLSSSVYAPMAAIMAAGMVPPLAMGVATLLARRKFAQSEQEGGKAALVLGLCFISEGAIPFAARDPMRVLPCCIAGGALTGALSMAFGAKLMAPHGGLFVLLIPGAIQPVLLYLVAIVAGTALAGISYAILKRSDAEMAEKIEAN, via the coding sequence ATGAAAACGCTGCTGATGACCGATCCTTCGCAAGGGCAGGCACGGAGCCACCTGGCGAAACGCATGCTGACCGCCGCCGCTGGCAAGGCCGGGGCAACGCTGACTGAAAGTGTGACTGACGCCGAGCTGGTGGTGGTGCTGGGCGAACAGGCCGCCGCCGATGCCGGGCTGACCGGCAAAAAGGTCTATCTGGCCTCCGTCGAGCAGGCGGTACGTGACCCGCAGGGCGTGCTGACGCGCGCCGCCAACGAGGCCACGCCGTATCAGGCACCGCAGGTTGCCGTGGCCGCCGCACCGGCTGCCGCTGCCGCCAGTGGGCCAAAACGCATTGTCGCCATCACCGCCTGCCCGACCGGCGTGGCGCACACCTTTATGGCCGCTGAGGCGCTGGAGGCGGAAGCCAAGAAGCGCGGCTGGTGGGTGAAGGTAGAGACCCGTGGCTCCGTGGGCGCGGGCAACGAGATCACCCCGGAAGAGGTGGCACAGGCAGATCTGGTGGTGGTGGCGGCAGACATCGAGGTTGATCTGGCGAAGTTCGCTGGCAAGCCGATGTACCGTACCTCGACCGGTCTGGCCCTGAAGAAGACCAAGCAGGAGCTGGACAAAGCGGTGGCCGAGGCGGAAGTGTACCGTCCGGCTGGCGCGGGCGCGGCGACGACCAGCAGCAAGAAGCAAGAGAGCGCCGGGCCATACCGTCACCTGTTGACGGGCGTCTCCTACATGCTGCCGATGGTGGTGGCAGGCGGCCTCTGTATCGCGCTCTCCTTTATCTTTGGTATCAAGGCATTTGAAGAGAAGGGCACGCTGGCGGCGGCGCTGATGCAGATCGGCGGCGGTTCGGCCTTCGCCCTGATGGTGCCGGTACTGGCCGGTTACATCGCCTTCTCCATCGCTGACCGTCCCGGACTGACGCCGGGCCTGATTGGCGGCATGTTGGCGGTCAGCACCGGTGCTGGCTTTATCGGCGGCATCATCGCTGGCTTCCTGGCCGGTTACGTGGCGCGCGCCATCAGCGGCAAGCTGCGCCTGCCAGCCAGTATGGAGGCGTTGAAACCGATTCTGATCATCCCGCTGGTGGCGAGCCTGATCACTGGTCTGGTGATGATCTATGTGGTCGGTACCCCGGTCGCGCAGATCATGACCGGCCTGACCAACTGGCTGCAATCCCTCGGCACTGCCAACGCCGTGCTGCTGGGCGCGATCCTCGGCGCGATGATGTGCACCGACATGGGTGGCCCGGTCAACAAGGCGGCCTACGCCTTTGGCGTGGCGCTGCTCAGCTCCTCGGTCTACGCGCCGATGGCGGCCATCATGGCGGCTGGCATGGTGCCCCCGCTGGCGATGGGCGTGGCGACGCTGCTGGCGCGCCGCAAGTTTGCCCAGAGCGAGCAAGAGGGTGGCAAGGCCGCGCTGGTGCTGGGGCTGTGCTTCATCTCGGAAGGTGCGATCCCGTTTGCGGCGCGTGACCCAATGCGTGTCCTGCCGTGCTGCATCGCCGGTGGCGCGTTGACCGGCGCACTCTCCATGGCCTTCGGCGCCAAGCTGATGGCACCGCACGGCGGGCTGTTCGTGCTGCTGATTCCGGGCGCTATCCAGCCGGTACTGCTCTATCTGGTGGCCATCGTCGCCGGTACGGCACTGGCAGGCATCTCCTACGCCATCCTGAAGCGCTCTGACGCAGAAATGGCCGAGAAGATTGAAGCCAACTAA
- the nfo gene encoding deoxyribonuclease IV, which produces MKFVGAHVSAAGGVDQAVERASALGATAFALFTKNQRQWRAAPLTSAVIDKFKRACERHGYTSTQILPHDSYLINLGHPLEEALEKSRVAFIDELARCQQLGLSQLNFHPGSHLAQIDEESCLARIAESINIALDQTEGVTAVIENTAGQGSNLGFRFEHLAAIIDGVEDKSRVGVCIDTCHAFAAGYDLRSAEACEETFRQFSDIVGFRYLRGMHLNDAKSAFASRVDRHHSLGMGNIGKAAFSYIMADARFDGIPMILETVDDTLWAEEIAWLKSQQFSSDPQPA; this is translated from the coding sequence ATGAAGTTTGTCGGAGCCCATGTCAGCGCCGCCGGCGGGGTCGATCAGGCCGTGGAGCGCGCCAGCGCGCTGGGTGCCACCGCCTTCGCCCTGTTCACCAAGAACCAGCGCCAGTGGCGCGCCGCGCCGTTGACCAGCGCGGTGATTGATAAGTTCAAGCGCGCCTGCGAGCGCCACGGCTACACCAGCACGCAGATCCTGCCGCACGATAGCTACCTGATTAACCTCGGCCACCCGCTGGAGGAGGCGCTGGAGAAGTCACGCGTCGCGTTCATTGATGAGCTGGCGCGCTGCCAGCAACTGGGGCTGAGCCAGCTCAACTTCCACCCCGGCAGCCATCTGGCGCAGATTGATGAGGAGAGCTGTCTGGCGCGCATCGCAGAGTCGATCAACATCGCGCTGGATCAGACCGAAGGGGTGACAGCGGTGATTGAGAACACCGCGGGTCAGGGCAGCAACCTCGGCTTCCGCTTTGAGCACCTGGCTGCCATCATTGATGGCGTCGAGGACAAGAGCCGCGTTGGCGTCTGCATTGATACCTGCCACGCCTTCGCCGCCGGTTATGACCTGCGCAGCGCCGAGGCCTGTGAGGAGACTTTCCGCCAGTTCAGTGACATCGTGGGCTTTAGGTACTTGCGCGGTATGCACCTGAATGACGCCAAGAGCGCCTTCGCCAGCCGCGTTGACCGCCACCACAGCCTCGGGATGGGCAACATCGGCAAGGCCGCCTTCAGCTACATCATGGCTGACGCGCGCTTCGACGGTATCCCGATGATTCTGGAGACGGTGGATGACACGCTGTGGGCGGAGGAGATCGCCTGGCTGAAGTCGCAGCAATTCAGCAGCGATCCGCAACCGGCCTGA
- a CDS encoding YeiH family protein, with protein MNTLPLRVALRPTFSLRPPFGLLPGLLLCGGLAWLAARLGSASWLSALGLGTLTLAILAGMVVGNALPARLRPVTLSGIDFARQRLLRLGIILYGLRLSVQQVAAVGTFGLLIDFLVLGSTFFLACWLGRRVFGLDRETTLLIGAGSSICGAAAVMATAPVARADSNRVAVAVTTVVVYGTLAIFVYPWICRLLPAGLGAQAFGIYTGSTVHEVAQVVAIGHALGAEVENAAVIAKMMRVMMLAPFLLLLSAWLARRAPATEARAPLAVPWFALLFIVVAGVNSLHLLPAHWMPTLLALDNLLLAMAMAALGLATRFHTLRRAGLRPLLLGGVLFLWLVLGGAAINLLVTALLR; from the coding sequence ATGAACACCCTGCCGCTGCGCGTTGCGCTCAGACCCACTTTTTCTCTGCGTCCCCCATTTGGCCTGCTGCCGGGGCTGCTGCTCTGTGGTGGGCTGGCCTGGCTGGCCGCGCGGCTTGGCAGCGCCAGCTGGCTGAGCGCTCTCGGCTTGGGCACCCTGACGCTGGCCATTCTGGCGGGCATGGTGGTGGGCAACGCCCTGCCCGCCCGGCTGCGCCCGGTGACGCTCTCGGGCATCGATTTCGCCCGCCAGCGGCTGCTGCGGCTGGGCATCATCCTCTATGGCCTGCGCCTGAGCGTGCAACAGGTAGCGGCAGTGGGCACCTTCGGGCTGCTTATCGATTTTTTGGTACTTGGATCGACTTTTTTTCTCGCCTGTTGGCTGGGGCGGCGGGTTTTTGGGCTGGATCGCGAGACCACCCTGCTGATTGGCGCGGGTAGCAGCATCTGCGGCGCGGCGGCGGTGATGGCGACGGCCCCGGTGGCGCGCGCTGACAGCAACCGGGTGGCGGTGGCTGTCACCACGGTGGTGGTCTACGGCACGCTGGCAATCTTTGTCTACCCATGGATCTGCCGCCTGCTGCCCGCCGGGCTGGGCGCGCAGGCGTTTGGCATCTACACCGGCTCGACGGTGCATGAGGTGGCACAGGTGGTGGCGATCGGCCATGCCCTCGGCGCGGAGGTGGAGAATGCGGCGGTGATCGCCAAGATGATGCGCGTGATGATGCTCGCGCCCTTCCTGCTGCTGCTCTCTGCCTGGCTGGCGCGCCGTGCCCCGGCCACCGAGGCGCGCGCGCCACTGGCGGTGCCGTGGTTCGCGCTGCTGTTCATTGTGGTGGCGGGCGTCAACTCGCTGCACCTGCTGCCCGCCCACTGGATGCCGACGCTGCTGGCGCTGGATAACCTGCTGCTGGCAATGGCGATGGCGGCGCTCGGCCTCGCCACCCGCTTCCATACCCTGCGCCGCGCCGGGCTACGCCCGCTGCTGCTGGGGGGCGTGCTGTTCCTGTGGCTAGTGCTGGGCGGTGCGGCCATCAACCTGCTGGTGACGGCGCTGCTGCGCTAA
- the yieE gene encoding DNA-binding transcriptional regulator YeiE has translation MHITLRQLEVFAEVLKSGSTTQASVVLSLSQSAVSAALADLENQLGVQLFDRVGKRLVINEHGRLLYPRALALLEQAGEIERLFNHDNGSLRIAASSTIGNYMLPGMIAEYRLDYPNTPLELNVGNSQDVINAVADFRVDLGLIEGPCHMPELITQPWLQDELVVFAAPQRVKQGEPLAAKPVSLAALAEAPWILRERGSGTREVLDHLLLARLPAFNLVMELGNSEAIKHAVRHNIGISCLSRRVVGEQLTSGALSEIQLPGEPLTRTLYLIHHRQKHISSVLQRFLDYCKLRQ, from the coding sequence ATGCATATCACACTCCGACAACTTGAAGTCTTTGCTGAAGTGCTGAAAAGCGGGTCAACCACCCAGGCCTCGGTGGTGCTGTCGCTCTCCCAATCCGCGGTCAGCGCCGCACTGGCCGATCTGGAGAACCAGCTTGGCGTTCAGTTGTTTGACCGGGTTGGCAAGCGGCTGGTGATCAATGAGCATGGTCGGCTGCTCTACCCACGCGCGCTGGCGCTGCTGGAGCAGGCCGGTGAGATTGAGCGGCTGTTCAACCATGACAACGGCTCTCTGCGCATCGCGGCCAGCAGCACCATCGGCAACTATATGCTGCCGGGCATGATCGCCGAGTACCGGCTCGACTACCCCAATACCCCGCTGGAGCTGAACGTCGGCAACAGCCAGGATGTGATCAACGCGGTGGCCGATTTCCGCGTTGACCTCGGCCTGATTGAGGGGCCATGCCACATGCCGGAGCTGATTACCCAGCCCTGGTTGCAGGATGAGCTGGTGGTGTTCGCCGCGCCGCAGCGCGTGAAGCAGGGGGAGCCGCTGGCGGCCAAACCGGTATCGCTGGCGGCGCTGGCCGAGGCACCGTGGATTTTGCGCGAGCGCGGCTCCGGCACCCGCGAGGTGCTGGATCACCTGCTGCTGGCGCGCCTGCCAGCCTTCAATCTGGTGATGGAGCTGGGCAACTCCGAGGCGATCAAGCACGCGGTGCGCCACAATATCGGCATCAGCTGCCTGTCACGGCGGGTGGTGGGCGAGCAGTTGACCAGCGGCGCGCTGAGCGAAATCCAGCTGCCGGGCGAGCCGCTGACCCGTACGCTCTACCTGATACATCACCGGCAAAAACATATCTCCAGTGTATTGCAGCGCTTCCTCGACTACTGCAAGTTGCGCCAGTAA